The following proteins come from a genomic window of Chryseobacterium glaciei:
- a CDS encoding DUF3575 domain-containing protein: MKKTFLLLIILFAFYSVKAQNETDANPYQKNNEIRLNLIAPLSGAVEVNFERHLNKNSSLGISAFFVYDDKKEKDINYFISPYYRYYFGKKYASGFFVEGFGAFTSIDGKKVYAADNLTFTENKDVYDVALGAGLGYKLVTKKGFVFEANAGYGKLLFNADKTDHDVVAKYGLSIGYRF, from the coding sequence ATGAAAAAAACCTTTTTACTATTAATCATTTTGTTTGCTTTTTATTCTGTCAAGGCTCAAAATGAAACTGATGCAAATCCTTATCAGAAAAACAATGAAATTAGATTAAATTTAATCGCGCCGTTATCCGGTGCTGTGGAAGTAAATTTTGAACGACACCTCAACAAAAATTCATCACTGGGAATCTCTGCATTTTTTGTTTATGATGATAAAAAAGAGAAGGATATTAATTACTTCATCTCCCCGTATTACAGATATTATTTTGGAAAAAAATATGCTTCTGGTTTCTTTGTCGAAGGATTTGGAGCGTTCACTTCCATTGATGGAAAAAAAGTATACGCAGCAGATAACCTGACATTCACTGAAAATAAAGATGTTTATGATGTTGCACTAGGTGCTGGTCTGGGTTATAAACTGGTCACAAAAAAAGGATTTGTTTTTGAAGCCAACGCAGGCTACGGAAAACTTTTGTTCAATGCAGACAAAACAGATCATGATGTGGTTGCAAAGTATGGATTGAGTATTGGCTACCGATTTTAA
- a CDS encoding helix-turn-helix domain-containing protein produces the protein MIYTTLLNIAIFQGIVLGLVILRSSLFNSNSNKYLAYLLFTLSIKLLTHVFDIQKAFISYPLLRFIDNIEWVFLIPAFLFLFIINKVDNTEKHKLRNYLYFIPFAYSAVLNIINDLDYVAGIYTIPESGIAIISILGLLQLFLAVTFIPFLPIYSYFVIRHLKDSQEKKWIITLLTLVSLLLFAWLITALAGLLLNYDISSTMNALALCATFIIHWTAYIGIYKYKLAKNKDAIYNFLNNDSAISYPNLQIVQNNPPQEYKESITADNLYFQKLELLCKDQHIYTDSTLNREKVAEKLGISAGYVSQIVNTITGDNFAHYINQYRVEAVKEMISDPEYENYTLLTMGLESGFTSKTTFYNAFKKVTGQTPNEYKNSSK, from the coding sequence TTGATTTATACAACACTTTTAAATATTGCGATTTTCCAAGGAATAGTCTTAGGGTTAGTCATTTTAAGGTCTTCCCTATTCAATAGTAATTCAAATAAATATTTAGCATACTTACTATTTACCCTTTCAATTAAATTACTGACTCATGTTTTTGATATTCAAAAGGCATTTATCTCCTATCCTCTTCTACGTTTTATAGACAACATCGAGTGGGTATTTCTAATTCCTGCTTTCCTATTCCTTTTTATTATAAATAAGGTTGATAATACTGAAAAACACAAACTAAGAAATTACTTATATTTTATTCCATTTGCCTATTCCGCCGTCCTTAATATTATAAATGATCTTGATTATGTTGCTGGGATTTATACTATTCCTGAGTCAGGCATCGCTATAATCAGCATACTTGGTCTCCTCCAACTTTTTTTAGCCGTTACATTCATTCCGTTTCTGCCGATTTACTCTTATTTTGTGATAAGACATTTAAAAGATTCACAGGAAAAAAAATGGATAATTACCTTACTAACCCTTGTTTCTTTATTATTATTTGCTTGGCTTATTACCGCTCTAGCCGGCTTACTTCTCAACTATGACATTTCTTCCACAATGAATGCCCTGGCTTTATGTGCAACATTCATCATTCATTGGACAGCTTATATTGGGATTTATAAATATAAACTAGCCAAAAACAAAGATGCTATCTACAATTTTCTAAATAATGATTCGGCTATTTCGTATCCCAATCTGCAAATTGTACAAAATAATCCCCCACAAGAATATAAGGAATCTATCACGGCCGATAATCTTTATTTTCAAAAACTAGAGCTTCTTTGCAAAGATCAGCACATTTATACCGACAGTACATTAAACAGAGAAAAAGTCGCTGAAAAATTAGGCATAAGTGCGGGATATGTTTCACAAATTGTAAACACGATAACAGGAGACAACTTTGCCCATTATATAAATCAATATCGAGTGGAAGCTGTCAAGGAAATGATATCAGATCCGGAATACGAAAACTATACTTTGCTGACGATGGGATTAGAATCTGGGTTTACCTCAAAAACCACTTTTTACAATGCTTTTAAAAAAGTTACCGGTCAGACACCCAATGAATACAAAAATAGCAGCAAATAA
- a CDS encoding serine hydrolase domain-containing protein translates to MKNLLFLLLLTVLFTNTLSAQELNNFKEAKNRNQKSIKQNAVYIDRIDSLMAKSYERGLFNGNVLIVKNDKIIYQKSYGFTDETKQTALNDKSIFNIGSIAKEFNAVAIMMLVERGLLNLDDTISKFNLGLPKWSEKVTIRQLINYASGIPRIDPIVPKNDEEAWKILRNNDNLLFEPGTNYRYDNGNVFLQRRIIEKVTGVSFQEFVTKNIIKPLKMTNSVFDPKFGSKNRTSCYDFDNVRCPEMQFISGWLWVDINDLYKWIEAMNSNRLISKESFQTLLKNPYAIDEGGSLGRYLEKDELQRHNGVSYKFESIFLNDFKNNITIILLSNNLNRVWDLGYIIHNLMLGKDYEIPKKSIYQAIRKESLNDVNKAIETYYLLKENSKNEYSFENPGELNKLGYELLKLGKINESITVFKLATKEFSKDANGFDSLGEAYFTIKQYDLALDSYKKAIILGGTNGNAEKMIEKIDKIKAK, encoded by the coding sequence ATGAAAAACTTACTTTTCTTATTATTACTAACTGTTTTATTTACAAATACGCTTTCTGCCCAAGAATTAAATAATTTCAAAGAGGCAAAGAACAGAAATCAAAAATCGATTAAACAAAATGCAGTCTATATCGACCGAATAGATTCTTTAATGGCAAAATCCTATGAAAGAGGTTTGTTCAATGGAAATGTCCTTATCGTTAAAAATGATAAAATCATCTATCAAAAATCATATGGATTTACTGATGAAACGAAACAAACTGCGTTAAACGATAAATCGATATTCAACATTGGCTCTATTGCAAAAGAATTTAATGCTGTCGCCATAATGATGTTAGTTGAACGTGGCCTTCTTAATCTTGATGATACGATATCTAAATTTAATTTAGGATTGCCAAAATGGTCAGAGAAAGTTACTATAAGACAGCTTATTAATTATGCGAGTGGTATTCCGCGAATCGATCCAATAGTACCAAAAAATGATGAGGAGGCGTGGAAGATTTTGAGAAACAATGATAACTTACTGTTTGAACCGGGAACGAATTACAGGTATGACAATGGCAATGTCTTTTTGCAAAGAAGAATAATTGAAAAGGTAACTGGAGTATCATTTCAAGAATTTGTCACTAAAAATATAATTAAACCGCTGAAAATGACAAATTCGGTATTTGATCCAAAATTTGGTTCTAAAAACCGAACGTCTTGTTATGATTTTGACAATGTCCGATGCCCAGAGATGCAATTTATTAGTGGGTGGCTTTGGGTAGACATCAATGATCTATATAAATGGATTGAAGCGATGAATTCTAATCGTTTAATTTCCAAAGAATCCTTTCAAACTCTTTTGAAAAATCCATATGCAATTGACGAAGGTGGATCACTTGGCAGATACTTAGAAAAAGATGAACTACAGAGACATAATGGAGTATCATATAAATTTGAATCCATTTTTTTAAACGATTTTAAAAATAATATTACGATAATTCTATTGTCCAATAATCTAAATAGAGTTTGGGATTTAGGGTATATTATTCACAATTTAATGTTAGGAAAAGACTACGAAATTCCTAAAAAATCTATTTATCAAGCGATAAGAAAGGAATCTCTCAATGACGTCAATAAAGCTATAGAGACTTATTATTTGCTTAAAGAAAATTCTAAAAATGAATATAGCTTTGAAAACCCAGGTGAACTTAATAAATTAGGATATGAATTATTAAAACTTGGAAAAATCAATGAATCAATAACAGTATTTAAATTGGCCACAAAAGAGTTTTCTAAAGATGCTAATGGATTCGATAGTTTAGGAGAAGCCTATTTTACAATTAAGCAATACGATTTAGCATTAGATAGTTATAAAAAAGCAATCATTCTTGGTGGAACCAACGGCAATGCGGAAAAAATGATAGAAAAAATCGATAAAATAAAAGCTAAATAA
- a CDS encoding serine hydrolase domain-containing protein, with amino-acid sequence MKNFLFALLVLLSLNTFAQKTFVNSNKEKAKKIDLIIGKYHDYNLFNGSALVVQNGEIILQKNYGKADMGWSIEATSDTKFRIGSVTKQFTAMLIMQLKQEGKIKLDDKINDYLPWFSKTVGSKITIHQLLTHTSGLPNYTDFPDFKTKMVFENLSGKDFAVKYFKDNLGFEPGTKQNYCNTSYYLLGLIIEEITKKPYEEVLKEKIFDVIGMKNTGIENPKQIILNDAQGYDFDYDGYQKTDYINIKTAVFSAGGMYSTANDMRKWDDALYTNTLLNDENKKIYFTPSLGDYAYGLSVQKHQNFLGSGKNVTTMAHSGGINGFSCNIARIPEDKIYVILLDNTRAGKRGGQLEAIIDDVFRVLYNTKVDLPKPLIIFEVYKKMKAESVEKGIIYLKELKKNKFDAYNFNGFENELNRLAYKFLGERKTDEALKIINYAVSEFPNSSNIYDTRGEIYFNKKDYNASKKDYQKTLELNPNNDNAKEMLLKINQILSPKN; translated from the coding sequence ATGAAAAATTTCCTTTTTGCATTGCTGGTGCTTTTATCTCTGAATACTTTTGCACAAAAAACCTTCGTCAATTCAAATAAAGAAAAAGCTAAGAAAATTGATTTAATCATTGGTAAATATCACGATTATAACCTTTTTAACGGAAGTGCTTTGGTTGTTCAAAATGGCGAAATTATCTTGCAAAAAAACTATGGAAAAGCCGATATGGGCTGGAGTATAGAGGCAACTTCTGACACCAAATTCAGAATTGGTTCCGTAACGAAACAGTTTACGGCCATGCTGATTATGCAGTTAAAACAGGAAGGAAAAATCAAGCTGGATGACAAAATAAATGATTATTTGCCTTGGTTTAGCAAAACGGTAGGAAGCAAAATTACGATTCACCAATTATTAACGCACACTTCCGGCTTACCCAATTACACCGATTTTCCTGATTTTAAAACTAAAATGGTTTTTGAAAATTTATCTGGGAAAGATTTTGCAGTCAAATATTTTAAAGATAATCTGGGATTTGAACCTGGAACCAAACAGAATTATTGCAATACTAGCTATTATCTGTTGGGATTAATTATTGAGGAAATCACTAAAAAACCTTATGAAGAAGTTCTTAAAGAAAAAATATTTGATGTCATTGGAATGAAAAATACAGGAATTGAAAACCCAAAACAAATTATTTTAAATGATGCACAGGGTTATGATTTTGACTACGATGGTTATCAAAAAACGGATTACATTAATATCAAAACTGCCGTATTTTCTGCGGGTGGAATGTACAGCACAGCCAATGATATGCGAAAATGGGATGATGCTTTATACACGAATACTTTGCTAAATGATGAGAACAAAAAAATATATTTCACACCTAGTTTAGGCGATTATGCATACGGTTTGTCTGTTCAGAAACATCAGAATTTTTTAGGTTCAGGAAAAAATGTTACAACCATGGCACATAGTGGCGGAATCAATGGCTTTTCCTGCAATATCGCCAGAATTCCGGAGGACAAAATATATGTAATCTTGCTTGATAACACCAGAGCAGGTAAAAGAGGCGGACAATTGGAAGCTATTATCGATGATGTCTTCAGAGTTCTATACAATACCAAAGTTGATTTGCCTAAACCATTAATTATCTTCGAAGTTTATAAAAAAATGAAAGCAGAATCAGTAGAAAAAGGAATTATTTATTTAAAAGAACTGAAGAAAAATAAATTTGATGCTTATAATTTTAATGGTTTTGAAAATGAACTTAATAGATTAGCGTACAAATTTCTAGGCGAAAGGAAAACTGATGAAGCTTTAAAAATTATTAATTATGCCGTTTCAGAATTTCCAAATTCATCCAATATTTACGATACACGGGGCGAGATTTATTTCAATAAAAAAGATTACAATGCTTCCAAAAAGGATTATCAGAAAACGTTGGAACTGAATCCGAATAACGATAATGCCAAAGAAATGCTTTTAAAAATCAATCAAATCCTTTCTCCAAAAAATTAA
- a CDS encoding helix-turn-helix domain-containing protein yields the protein MDKYSFLEISAFIGIFLVLILALFLLTVKTKYKLGNRLFAFFLIGNAVDACKFLIHHIPENFISLEAFRWSIVYLVPALFYLYVLSVCFSDFRLKTKHLLHAIPFVAYNLYLMSGIYFENTAMKLHFIKTMNQMPITHFFQFLFELLFQVYFIASFLVIRKSRTVYLENYTNPNVSVINALYKITILYYLLHFLVLLRWLISFTIGLGEVRVWIVTLDGFAFLFCTCWYLFTALNNPEFFRGVNSRLKPITEVVPKQKPSLLVAEEKNKQIEFLKDFMVEKEPYLDSSLTIQNLSEQVKMPVKDLSTLINLYMDKHFFDFVNEYRIEKAKEMLKDPLQKELTILEILYEVGFNSKSSFSTSFKKHTGKTPTDFRKNPN from the coding sequence ATGGACAAATACAGCTTTTTGGAAATATCAGCATTTATAGGAATATTTTTAGTGTTGATTCTTGCTTTGTTTTTGCTTACCGTTAAAACAAAATATAAATTAGGAAATCGCCTTTTTGCTTTTTTTCTTATCGGAAATGCTGTAGATGCTTGTAAATTTTTGATTCATCATATTCCTGAAAATTTCATCAGCCTTGAGGCTTTTCGTTGGAGTATTGTCTATTTGGTTCCGGCATTGTTTTATCTCTATGTATTGTCCGTTTGTTTTTCTGACTTTCGATTAAAAACGAAACATTTACTACACGCTATTCCCTTTGTTGCTTACAATTTGTATTTAATGTCGGGTATTTATTTTGAAAATACAGCTATGAAATTGCATTTCATAAAGACTATGAATCAAATGCCTATTACCCATTTTTTTCAATTTCTTTTCGAATTGCTATTTCAGGTTTATTTTATTGCTTCATTTCTGGTTATTAGAAAGTCTAGAACGGTCTATCTTGAGAATTATACGAATCCGAATGTTTCTGTAATTAATGCACTTTACAAAATAACAATTCTATATTATCTCTTACATTTTTTAGTACTTCTAAGATGGCTGATTAGTTTTACCATTGGTTTGGGAGAGGTCAGAGTCTGGATTGTAACCCTGGATGGGTTTGCGTTTTTATTCTGTACCTGCTGGTATCTATTTACCGCATTAAACAATCCGGAATTTTTCAGAGGAGTGAATTCCCGTCTGAAACCTATTACAGAAGTTGTTCCAAAACAAAAACCTAGTCTTCTGGTAGCTGAAGAAAAAAATAAGCAAATCGAATTCTTAAAAGATTTTATGGTGGAAAAAGAACCCTACCTGGATTCTTCGTTAACCATCCAAAATCTATCAGAGCAAGTAAAAATGCCCGTAAAAGATTTATCTACTTTGATTAACTTGTATATGGACAAACACTTTTTTGATTTCGTCAATGAATATCGAATTGAAAAGGCTAAAGAAATGCTAAAAGATCCTTTGCAAAAAGAATTAACAATTCTGGAAATTCTCTACGAGGTTGGTTTCAATTCCAAATCGTCGTTTAGTACTTCTTTTAAAAAACATACAGGAAAAACACCGACAGATTTTAGAAAAAATCCAAATTAA
- a CDS encoding PIG-L family deacetylase produces MFKKVSTVFIFGFYTVFCSAQQVRPSKSSEIYRELKTLKHLPKVLYLAAHPDDENTGLLSWLINDQNVETGYLSLTRGDGGQNLLGTEQGAALGLIRTHELLEARKLDGAQQFFTRAIDFGFSKNTTDTFKQWDENSIIADVVWVIRKFRPDVIICRFPPTAAAGHGQHAASAVVAEKAFKLAGDKTAFPNQLKYVNVWQPKRVLWNTFRFGAVNTTAENQLKVTVGQYDAQLGMGYGELAGLSRSLHKSQGAGTQSVAGIKTEYFSHVIGEPAEATFFDGVVKTWTAKGNADIDQSLDNIISAFNFNEPDLSLPALLALRKKVAALKDVDLKRDKLKSLDNIILSCAGFMGEVVTNQAEAVAGDNYNFKLNLISRAENPVVLEDVKWLSQSESFNRKLSKDSLITIQHVIKISADAIPTEPYWLAKSPTNAATFSVPNDTLVGLPEAESPLNVLIGLKIGSDKFQVKLPLSFKKLDPVRGDVVEALRIVPALELKFTQPLYLVKENEDLHLSLNFKVNSNKQFSNGKVNLMYNGERLGGSDLKSLNGKDFTVDYVIPKTKLATIKSGRLQLDANFVADGITYSKKQVLIQYPHLPSLQYFTPATVAVMKGDIQAKVKKVGYIQGAGDFIPEFLRIADIQVDVLKDEDFYGNVDESGGNGSQNKLSQYDAIVLGVRANNTEKKLGRWMPFLWSYVKAGGNLVMQYNTNQDTTVDKLGMYNFNIANKRVTEENAEVKFLNPNHKLLNFPNKITADDFNGWVQERGAYFPDQWDAAYEPLFEMHDTGEEPLQGSTLYAKYGKGNFIYTPLAFFRQLPAGNVGAARLFLNFLSAQKN; encoded by the coding sequence ATGTTCAAAAAAGTAAGCACTGTATTTATTTTTGGCTTTTATACGGTTTTTTGTTCGGCCCAACAGGTTCGACCTTCAAAATCATCTGAAATTTACCGCGAACTCAAAACACTGAAACACCTGCCTAAAGTTTTATACCTTGCGGCTCATCCCGATGATGAAAATACAGGATTACTCTCTTGGTTAATCAACGACCAAAATGTAGAAACGGGTTATTTATCTTTAACCAGGGGTGATGGCGGTCAGAATTTATTGGGCACAGAACAGGGTGCTGCATTGGGTTTAATCAGAACGCATGAGCTTTTAGAGGCGAGAAAGTTAGACGGCGCCCAGCAGTTTTTTACCCGTGCGATTGATTTCGGGTTCTCTAAAAATACGACCGATACCTTTAAACAATGGGATGAAAATAGCATTATAGCGGATGTAGTTTGGGTAATCCGTAAATTCCGTCCTGATGTTATCATTTGTCGTTTTCCTCCTACTGCAGCGGCAGGCCACGGACAACATGCCGCTTCGGCCGTGGTTGCGGAAAAAGCTTTTAAGCTGGCAGGCGATAAAACTGCTTTCCCAAATCAACTAAAATATGTTAATGTATGGCAACCAAAACGTGTATTGTGGAATACTTTCCGATTTGGTGCAGTCAATACAACCGCTGAAAATCAACTGAAAGTCACGGTTGGGCAATATGATGCACAACTGGGAATGGGCTATGGTGAACTGGCTGGATTAAGCAGAAGTTTACATAAAAGCCAGGGTGCAGGAACACAGTCTGTAGCCGGCATCAAAACTGAATATTTTTCCCATGTTATTGGCGAGCCTGCAGAAGCAACATTTTTTGATGGAGTCGTTAAAACCTGGACAGCAAAAGGAAACGCTGATATTGACCAATCATTAGACAACATTATTTCCGCTTTCAATTTCAACGAGCCAGACCTCAGTTTACCTGCTTTGCTTGCTTTGCGAAAAAAGGTTGCTGCTCTTAAAGATGTAGACCTAAAAAGGGATAAACTTAAATCTCTCGACAACATCATTCTAAGCTGTGCCGGATTTATGGGCGAGGTTGTTACCAATCAGGCTGAAGCTGTTGCCGGAGACAATTACAATTTTAAATTAAATTTGATTTCAAGAGCTGAAAATCCTGTGGTTTTAGAAGATGTAAAATGGTTAAGTCAGTCAGAAAGCTTCAACAGAAAACTGTCAAAAGATTCTTTGATTACCATTCAGCATGTCATTAAGATTTCTGCAGACGCAATACCTACAGAACCTTACTGGTTGGCAAAATCTCCCACGAACGCAGCAACTTTCTCTGTTCCGAATGATACTTTAGTCGGTTTGCCTGAGGCAGAATCACCACTGAATGTTTTGATTGGTTTAAAAATAGGCTCGGACAAGTTTCAGGTTAAACTTCCTTTATCTTTCAAGAAATTAGATCCGGTGCGTGGTGATGTGGTCGAAGCTTTGCGCATTGTTCCTGCATTGGAACTGAAATTTACACAACCGCTTTATTTAGTTAAAGAAAATGAAGATTTACATTTGAGTTTAAATTTTAAGGTTAATTCCAACAAACAGTTCAGTAATGGTAAAGTTAATCTGATGTATAACGGAGAACGATTGGGCGGCAGTGATTTAAAGTCGCTCAATGGAAAAGATTTTACCGTCGATTACGTTATTCCAAAAACTAAGCTTGCCACAATAAAGTCAGGTCGTTTGCAATTGGATGCCAATTTTGTTGCAGATGGAATAACTTATAGTAAAAAACAGGTATTAATTCAGTATCCGCATTTACCTTCATTACAATATTTTACGCCTGCAACAGTCGCAGTGATGAAAGGTGATATTCAGGCGAAGGTTAAAAAAGTGGGTTACATACAAGGGGCTGGCGATTTCATTCCTGAGTTTCTGCGTATTGCGGATATTCAGGTAGATGTCCTGAAAGACGAAGATTTTTATGGAAATGTAGATGAATCTGGCGGAAACGGTAGCCAAAACAAACTGTCACAGTATGATGCTATCGTTCTTGGTGTTCGTGCCAATAACACGGAGAAAAAACTGGGTCGCTGGATGCCTTTTTTATGGTCTTATGTAAAAGCAGGAGGTAATTTGGTGATGCAGTATAACACGAATCAGGATACAACCGTTGATAAACTGGGGATGTACAATTTCAATATTGCCAATAAACGTGTTACCGAAGAAAATGCTGAGGTTAAGTTTTTAAATCCGAATCATAAATTACTGAATTTTCCGAACAAAATTACTGCGGATGATTTTAACGGTTGGGTGCAGGAACGTGGCGCCTATTTCCCTGATCAATGGGATGCAGCATATGAACCGCTTTTTGAAATGCATGATACAGGTGAAGAGCCTTTGCAGGGATCAACTTTATATGCCAAATACGGAAAAGGTAATTTCATTTATACACCGTTGGCATTTTTCAGACAATTACCTGCGGGAAATGTTGGGGCAGCTCGTTTATTTTTAAACTTTTTATCTGCACAGAAAAACTGA
- a CDS encoding sodium:solute symporter gives MSTIDWTVLIFTLVAVVVYGVFIGRGQKSNESYLKADNKMPWYIVLIGIMATQASAITFLSAPGQAYTDGMRFVQYYFGLPLAMIVICITFIPIFQRLNVYTAYEYLENRFDKKTRVLTSLLFLFSRGLSTGISIYAPSIILSSVLNWNIYLTNVLTGGILLIYTYVGGAKAIAHTQKLQFLIILGTMAFAGYLLIQNMPNGIGFNDALYLAGKSGKLNVITTEFDWKDKYNIWSGLIGGFFLALSYFGTDQSQVGRYITAKDNTNAKMGLLLNGLVKIPMQFAILLIGALLFAFFSLKPAPIYFNERSYQHLKETKPEQAAVFEKEHQDLQLKFNAESKEILKLKETQSLELKKTIQDFKKTQTQVKALHGRVEEAINNSNYNAEKTDTNYIFLYFVKNTLPVGMIGLLFAVIFLASWGSISAALNSLAACSLKDVHLIFKKEIPDDATELKYSRLHTLAWGIFSIGVAMFATQMGSLIEAVNVLGSLFYGPILGIFLVAFYYKKITGSNVFISAILSEITVIAVYNFDIVSFLWLNVIGAAAVIIFSAIGLLFYKQKAVTS, from the coding sequence ATGAGTACGATAGATTGGACAGTTCTTATTTTTACATTGGTTGCAGTGGTGGTTTACGGGGTATTTATCGGTCGTGGCCAAAAAAGCAACGAATCCTACCTGAAAGCAGATAATAAAATGCCTTGGTACATTGTGCTGATAGGTATTATGGCTACGCAAGCAAGTGCGATTACATTTCTTTCAGCACCGGGTCAGGCTTATACAGACGGTATGCGTTTCGTTCAGTATTACTTTGGTTTGCCTTTGGCGATGATTGTGATCTGCATCACTTTCATCCCGATTTTTCAGCGCTTAAATGTTTATACGGCCTATGAATATTTAGAAAACCGTTTTGACAAAAAAACAAGGGTACTCACTTCACTACTTTTTCTTTTTTCCAGAGGTTTATCAACAGGAATCAGCATTTACGCTCCGAGTATCATCTTATCAAGCGTTTTAAACTGGAATATTTACTTAACCAATGTTTTAACAGGCGGTATTCTGTTGATTTATACTTATGTTGGCGGAGCAAAAGCTATCGCTCACACCCAAAAATTACAGTTTCTCATTATTTTGGGAACAATGGCTTTTGCAGGGTATTTACTTATTCAAAATATGCCGAATGGAATTGGTTTTAACGATGCACTTTATTTAGCAGGAAAATCCGGAAAACTCAATGTAATCACAACGGAGTTCGATTGGAAAGATAAATACAATATTTGGAGCGGATTAATTGGCGGTTTTTTTCTGGCACTGTCTTACTTTGGTACTGACCAGAGTCAGGTCGGCAGGTATATTACTGCGAAAGACAATACCAATGCAAAAATGGGCTTGCTGTTGAACGGATTGGTTAAAATTCCTATGCAATTTGCTATTCTTCTGATTGGTGCTTTGCTTTTCGCCTTCTTTTCTTTAAAACCGGCTCCGATTTATTTTAATGAACGATCTTATCAACATTTAAAGGAAACAAAACCTGAACAGGCTGCGGTTTTTGAAAAAGAACATCAGGATTTACAACTAAAATTCAATGCAGAATCGAAAGAAATTTTAAAGTTAAAAGAAACTCAATCTCTCGAACTCAAAAAAACAATTCAGGATTTTAAAAAGACACAAACCCAAGTAAAAGCACTTCACGGCAGGGTAGAGGAAGCGATCAATAATTCAAACTATAATGCCGAGAAAACAGATACAAATTACATTTTCCTGTATTTCGTAAAAAACACCTTGCCTGTAGGTATGATAGGTTTACTGTTTGCTGTTATTTTTCTGGCCAGCTGGGGCTCAATTTCCGCAGCACTAAATTCTCTTGCCGCTTGTTCATTAAAAGATGTTCATTTGATATTTAAAAAAGAAATTCCTGATGATGCAACCGAATTAAAGTACAGTCGTCTGCACACTTTAGCCTGGGGTATCTTCTCAATCGGTGTAGCCATGTTTGCCACTCAAATGGGTTCCCTTATTGAAGCGGTTAATGTATTAGGTTCTCTTTTCTATGGCCCGATATTGGGGATTTTTCTTGTCGCCTTTTATTATAAAAAAATTACTGGTTCAAATGTATTTATTTCTGCAATTTTATCAGAAATTACGGTTATAGCCGTTTATAATTTCGATATCGTCTCTTTCCTTTGGCTTAACGTGATTGGGGCAGCGGCAGTAATTATATTTTCGGCAATTGGGTTACTGTTTTATAAGCAGAAAGCAGTAACTTCGTAA
- a CDS encoding DUF2911 domain-containing protein has protein sequence MKTMIKTVAVVFAAMTISVNAFAQEAKKPASPAATATGKIKDAAITIAYSSPSVKGRTIWGGLEAYNKVWRAGANEATTFETDKDITVQGKKLPAGKYSFFLIPKESGTWTAIFNKEPKQWGAYKYEEAKDALRVDVKTKALPATQETLVYKINNNGFTMDWDKISVPVEIK, from the coding sequence ATGAAAACAATGATTAAAACTGTTGCTGTAGTTTTTGCTGCAATGACGATTTCAGTAAATGCATTTGCACAGGAAGCTAAAAAACCTGCCAGCCCGGCGGCTACTGCTACAGGAAAAATTAAAGATGCAGCCATTACAATAGCTTATAGCAGTCCTTCTGTAAAAGGGCGTACCATCTGGGGTGGTTTAGAAGCTTATAATAAAGTTTGGCGTGCGGGTGCCAATGAAGCAACTACTTTCGAAACGGATAAAGATATTACCGTTCAGGGTAAAAAACTGCCTGCAGGTAAATATAGCTTTTTCTTAATCCCTAAAGAAAGCGGAACCTGGACTGCGATTTTTAACAAAGAGCCAAAACAATGGGGTGCTTATAAATACGAAGAAGCAAAAGATGCTTTACGTGTTGATGTAAAAACAAAAGCTTTACCAGCAACACAGGAAACTTTAGTTTATAAAATAAACAATAATGGATTCACAATGGATTGGGATAAAATCTCAGTTCCTGTGGAGATAAAATAA